TGAAGTTCACGGATAAGGATCCTCTATGTATTATCGTGAGCCCCGCGACCAGTTACGATGGTCTCGTGAGCTCTGTGCTTGGCAAACTTGGTCTGGAAGGAGTGAAGAGAGTTAAGAAGTTTTTCTATCGCATTCCAATCACGGTGCTCCACGATACGGACTATAGCCACGGCGGCCGGTTCGAGCTCGAGACCTGCGGTTGCTTCTTCCTCCGTTCCAGTGTATGAGGCAGCGGTCCAGCCTGCCGCCTCTCCATCGTTTGCTGTTGATCTCGCCGGCAATGTTGGAGACGAGGTTGGATATGATGAACATCATCCGACTGAAGTACAGTGTCCTCCACCGGCTGGTGTTGGCGAGGGATTGTGTGATGATCCAGATGATGATGAAGTCGAGCCGGATATTATCGCCGATGAAAGCGGAGATGATGTTGGAGCGAGTGATCCGATAAGGCCTACTGGTGGTTCTAGTTCTGGCACAAATCAGTACCCACCCcatttttcatctttggatctggATGCCATGAGGCAGGACGAACATCTTGGGCAGCTAGCTGGATTTGGCGCTAGAGATACTGACGGATCTGCCGGTATGACAGAGTTCCAGGTTGGTCAACAATTCCAGGATAAAGATGAGGCGTTGTTGAGTGTCAAGACGTACAGCATCCGCCGAGGGGTACAGTACAAGGTGGTTGAGTCTGACTATCGCCGGTACGTGGGAAAGTGTTCTGAATTTgggaatgggtgcacatggttgattaGGCTGAGCCTCCGACAGCGCAAGGGTATCTGGGAAGTCAAGCGGTACAACGGGCCGCATACCTGTCTcgccacctccatctccagcGACCATAGGAGCTTGGACTACCACGTGATAGCGACATTCATCATGCCAATGGTTAGGGCTGACGCATCCGTCAACGTCAAGGTGCTTCTAAATGCAACGGCAACACACTTTGGCTTCAGGCCTACATACCGGAGGGTGTGGATGGCGAAGCAGAAGGCGATAGCAATCATCTACGGGGACTGGGATGAGTCGTACAACGAGCTCTCTCAGTGGGTCTTAGGAGTTCAGTTAACTATGGCTGGCACTGTAGCAGTCCTCAAGACCTGCCCTGTTCGAGTTGGTGGACAGGTGGATGAGTCTCAGGCTTATTTTCATAGGATGTTCTGGACTTTCCCCCTCGTATCGAAGTATTTCGTCATTGCAAGCCGTTGGTGAGTATTGACGGCACCCATCTATATGGCAAGTATGGGGGAACGTTGCTTGTGGCGATTGCACAGGACGGGAATTCCAACATACTCCCTGTGGCATTCGCACTAGTTGAGGGTGAGAATGCTGAGTCATGGTCCTTCTTTCTCTCCCACCTCCGTCAGCATGTGACACCTCAGCCAGGTCTGTTAGttatttcagataggcataacGGCATCAAGGTAGCACTTGAGGCACCTGATGGGGGATGGCTACCTCCGTCTGTATACCGGGCATTCTGCATTCGACACGTTGCAGCGAATTTCGCCCTCACCTTCAAGGGCAAAGATGCCCGGAGGCTTCTTGTGAACGCCGCATATGCGAAGACCGAGGTGGAGTTTGACTACTGGTTCAACATCCTGCGTTCTGAGAATCCGGCAATGTGTGACTGGGCAAACCGAATTGAGTACTCGTTGTGGACACATTACTGTGATGAGGGTCGGAGATTCGGGCACATGACGACCAATATTTCGGAGTGTGTCAATTCAATCCTGAAGGGGGTAAGAAACCTCCCTGTTTGCTCGCTGGTGAAGGCCACATACGGAAGGCTGGCTGAGCTATTTGTCCGTAAGGGTAGGGAGGCCGAGGCTCAGATGGGTACTGGACAACAATTCAGTCAATACCTAGTAAAGTGTATCGAGGCCAACCTGAAGACAGCCAGGTGCTTCACGGTGACTGTTTATGATAGGGATAACTCGGAGTACACCGTGGCTGAGACGACTCCGACAGGTTCATTCTCACTTGGTACATACAGGGTCTCATTAGGGTCCAAGACTTGTGATTGTGGATACTTCCAAGCACTTCATTTTCCGTGTCCTCACGCACTGGCCTGCTGTGCTTATTCACGTCTTACATGGCAGCTTTACGTCCACCAGGTCTATCGCCTTAGTTCCATTTTCGGTGTCTATCAGATGGGATTTACACCTCCCATTCCAGAGGGTTTCTGGCCACCATATGGCGGGCCTACCGTTATACCAGATCCGAACATGAGGCGTGCGAGGGAGGGTCGTCCAAGGTCCACAAGCATTCGCACCAACATGGATAATGTAGATCCGAACCGGCCAAAGAGATGTGGCCTCTGCAAGCAGCCAGGACACACCCGTCGTAATTGTCCACAAGCCGCAGGACCCAGCGGGAATGCTTGGAATTAATAGGAGATTTGGTTTGTCTGTTTTTATTTCTTACTATATCAGCAGATGTATTTTATTTCAGTTAGCAACCATTGTTCTACGTAAAACTAAGTTGTATTCTATAAGTGTTGAAACTTGTAATTCATACCACATATGTATGTTGAATGTTTTTCTAATTTTGGAATTTAGTGACTAAAACAAACTACACTATCTGATGGGATGACTGATAATATGTAACATAACATCAAAGTACATAACATAACATCAAAGTACGTAACATCAAAGTACATAACATAACATAACATCAAAGTACATAACATAACATCAAAGTACATAACATCAAAGTACATAACATAACACTGATAACCAACAAAGAAGGTACATAATATAAACATAATAACACGACATACACCACTATCCATAAATCATCTAAATAGGTGCGACCCCGTGCCACATCGGCGTGGCACCCGTGTCCTGTAACCCCTACGTATAAGTGGCTCCTCATCCTCAATCGAGTCGTCGCTGTCATCCGGAACTGCGTCTGTCGGGGTCATGGGCGGAACATGCACGGGTCTGGATGATAACGGGTCGGCAACTGAATGTGACCCCATAGTCTGGGCCGATGCAGGTGTCCCACCAAGGGCAAAGGTATGCACAGGAGGCACCGTGGGTGGCTCGTTCAGATCTACACCTAGCGGTGCCTGTGGCCCTGACGTGTGAACCAGTCCTGGTGCAGCCTCATCCTCCTGCATGATGGTCCTGATATCCTCAAGGAAATGTGGTCCACCGAACTCGGCAACAATGCCATCGCTAGTAAGGAAGTCTGGAAACATGGAGCCCGGACTCACCCATAGAGTACTCTCTTGAAGGGTCTGATCGTCACCGGGAACACCGACAAAATAATCTCCAAGAGAACCACCAACACCCCCAGCGTCAGCGTGGCTCGTGGGATCCCCCATACCAGAACCATACCANNNNNNNNNNNNNNNNNNNNNNNNNNNNNNNNNNNNNNNNNNNNNNNNNNNNNNNNNNNNNNNNNNNACCCCCTCCAGCTGCATCCCCCCCAGGCTGATAGGTAGCCTCTCTAGGCGCAGCCCCTCTCCTCCTGCCTCCACGACCACATCGTCTCCCACCACCCTTGACTGCGTCGTCGACGTCATCCATAGCTTGCTCCAACCAATCTACCTCACGCTGGCTACGACGTGTTCCGACTCGAGCTCTCCTCTCAATACGACGTCTGTCAGGAACATCATCGACTCGATCCATCTCTGGAACTCGGCCTGCACCCCTCTGTGTAGCCTCCTCCGGAATAGGAATACCTCTCGGATCCCCCAAGAGCATCTCCGGTGAAAGGAACCTCTTTCCGTGCTGATGCCACCATGTCAGGAACTCATGGGAGGGGCCGGGATCGGGCACGATGTCGAACTGTAAAATGTGGTCTGCACGCTCCTGCCAGTGAAGATGCTAGTCAGGTAAGTGCGACGGGAACCAACGGTCACCTCCTCTCCCGTCCTTCGACATCAAGAAGTCGATGTTCAGGGTGGGTCGCGGTGGGGGCTGAACGCCACCAAACTGCGGTAACACTCTATCAACCTGATGCCACTCGACAACCGCAAAGTAAATCAGGGACGTCACACACCGCCATAACATCATATGCCGAGGCTCCAGGACCTCCGGATGGACAACCTGGATGACGTCGAGTGCGCTATAGGGCATCCATATGAACTGTAAAAAAACCAAATAAACGCAATTTTATACTTCTGACAGAAAATATAAACTGAAAGAACAAGTGGATATATATATCGGCTCAGCGTACTTACATCCCGAGGCTGTAACAAGTCGATCTTCAGGTGAGCCATCTGTACGCGGGGTCCCTTGTTGCTAATCCCAGGATTGTAACCAGACCATCTGCATAAGAAGTTAAACATTTTAACGCGTTCATGAGTCACTGTACAATGCATGAAGCTGCTAGCATAAtcgaaaatatatataacaggCATACATAATACAAAACAATATCGGTACCTCGAGGCAAGAGGCCAGCTAAACGCATCATACCCAGTAGGCCTAAAAGTAGGAAACCTCCAGAAGATCCAAGACTGCAGTAACTGTAAAGGCCCAGCTAACTTCACGACATGTCTGTTGGCGACCCGGCACATGCACCGGTACAACCATGCTAGGGCCGCCGACCCCCAACTGTAGCCACCCATCTCCTCAAGCCGAGCAACATAGGGTAGCCATCTGATGTGTATACGGTTGCCGGACTTGTCGGCAAACAGCTGCGTGCCCAATAACATCATGATATAGGCACGGGCAAAGCGCCTAACTGTCTCCTCATCAGCCCCATCGGGACACTCTCCAAATGTCTCCTGGAACCAGGTGCAGTTCACTGCGAATTTCTGAACTTGGTTCTCGGGAGGTAAAACACCGAGCAACTCATGGAATCACTGCCAAGCTGGCATCCCACCCTCAATGTAAAGGTGGAAGTCTATCAGGCAACCACTGGCGTAATGTCCGTCCACTGGCAACCCCAGCTGGTATGCGACGTCCTGAAGCGTGATGGTGCACTCTCCGAAAGGCATGTGGAAGGTGTGCGTCTCAGGCCGCCACCTCTCGACGAATGCGCTAACTAGGGGCTCGTCTAGTCGAAACCATCTGTCGTTCAGTCTCGCAAGAAGGTACAATCCGACCATCTGCAAGTACGGAACGTACCTCTCATCAAGACGCATCCCCTACTGCCGCCTAACGCTGGATATGCAACGCCGAGGCTGGGCAGTAGATAAACCGCATAATTAGAACAGATGCACAAAGCACTAGCATATACAATTTACTTCATaaagaactaaaaaataaatcgtACAACGCAACATATAGTAAACCAACGTTCAACATTGTATAAACAAACAATGAACGTAAACCACGTGCAAAAACCATAAATAATTACAACAATCACTAACAAGTAAAATCGTTAACGAAAACCGCTAACAGAGACCTCTGTCATAAACCACTAACCAAAACCACAAATCGTCACTAAAACCACTCTCCAATCCCATTAAAAAAACCGCTAACAAGAACCAATAGCAAAAATCGCTAACCGAAACCACTGGCCTGAACCACTATCCTAAACCGCTAATGCTCACATAAACCGCTataaaaaaccattaacaaaaaccattTGCCTACACCACTATCCTAAACCGCTAACACTAACATAAACCGCTATAAAAAACCGTTAACAAAAACCACTTGCCTAAACCACTATCCTAAACCACTATCCTAAACCACTAACAATAACATAAACCATTATCAAAAATCATTAACAAATACCACTATCACTAAACTACTATCATAACACATGGACAAATAGTACTATCATAAACCGCTGTCATCAACCACTAccataaaccactaacaaaaaACACTATCAACAGCGCAACATCATAAACCACTAACCTCGTCATTGATCACCCCGGCGATATGAGCAACTCCATCCAAACGATAAAGCCTCCCAGGATCGTCCCCCGTCGCCTGAATATGCTGCTCCGGTCTTACTTGGACCGAATGTTGGTCGTTTTCTCTAGGATTTGGTGGGATATGGGAATGAGAAAGTGATTCGAATGAACTTGGTTCAAACTCCTTATATAGCCGAACTCcttataattcgaatcaagtagATTCGAATTACTTTGTTTCACCAACTTcaactaattcgaatcaatttgattcaaaCCCCACTCGAGTGCAATCCTCCCACTAATTCGAATTTATTTAATTCGAACTACACAATCCTAATTCGAACTGAGTCGTCTCGAATTACTAAGAAAATTTGCAGCATAATTCGTACCTTATTGACTCGAATTACGTTGCTATATATCATCAAAGTAATTCGTCTCTAGTCAATTCGAATTACTTGCAAACTTAATTCGAATCCTATTGATtcgaattaaataaaatttgctTCTGGTGGATTGAGGTATCATATTTTGATTTGGCTGATTTCGGTTATAATGAGCTCCCCTAGGCTCATTTGGGTTTTTTGTCCTAATTTATAATACAATATAATTCATCAAATATGTTCGGTAGagacaaattaaaagaaaagttctGTGATACCTACCGCAATAGTCATCATCTCATGCGGACTGTATGTGTTGCTGTTGAAATGCGACACGTGGTTGTGAATATGCGGTCACAGTAAAGGAGCGTCTCCGTGATTCTGTTATTcgtttgtgttaaatttgttaatATTTAGATTAGGTAATAGTTTGGGCAGGATTGAGTGTTTGTGTTACTGGGCCATAGGCTTTGGGCTCTAGTAGTTAGATTTTTGGCATTTTGAGTTTTAATGCCAATTTAGTCTAATAACTTTGgcacaaaaataatgaaaatgacTCTCTGGTCCAAAGGTCAAAGTAGCTCTTATGTATGTGGACTTAGTTGAAACCATAAACGACCCATGTTGCTAAATATGCTAAACCCCAACGTCTTAACCAATTACCCTAAGTATATACTCTCATTGAAATCATATACCTCATTCTAATGCATACTGCATAGTTTATTATGCACGTATATCACGGTATATGTtatttgttgagttaagaaattaactaatataattgatgatgacaaacattagaTTATTGAGTTAATTACCAAatagttttgattattttagtttagtgatGCAGGCCAAAATTGATATACAAAGCAGCATCCcaaattgaatggaaaatataAACAAGGCTAGTAGGCTACAAAAACAACAACAGTccaaagaaatcaaagaaatgAAGTTAGATGGGCCAAGAAAATCAAACGGGTTACATGAATCAAAACCAATCCAACCCGTATCCATCACTCCAAGTTGATCCCTCTCATTTGCTTTCACCAAAAGTAACGTTCACTTTTCATCTTGGTCAGAAatcagaaagagagagagaatgctTAGTCCCTAAGTTgttcaccaaagaagcaagaaagagaaggtTAAACAAGAAAGGGTGAAGTCTAATCATCCACATCAATCTGTATCAAGAAGAGGTCAGAagctaaaagtgattttatttCCTTCTACATGCAtctcattttcttctcttcatcttcaactCTCTGCCAATCCATCTTGGGATATATGGAAAAGTTGATTTCTGTTCTACACTGCTGTGTATCTACGGTTAAAATTatgtcttggggaccaagtagttTTTCAATGGCCAAGATCTGGATTTACTATTGAAGATATCTGTTTCTATTGATATGTGGCTTTCGGTCAACAAGAGAAGATCAGAACCAAAGTTTCTATTTTGAGGATTAATGGAAAAAAGTGAGATGGtaggttggtgaagctcaaagCTCGAGAGTTGACCTAAGAGACAGCAACTCAGCAACATACAAGGAGATACAAAAGAAGAGCTATGATCATTCAGAAGCCAAGGAGATATAACCAGTGTTCTTGAGGTATATGTTCTGAGAAGAGTTCTCTGAAGAAGTTCATCTACTTGGACAGTACTTCCTAGTCAAAGGAGAATTACGCCAaaatgaagaactgaatcagaggctagcaaatctggtttatcacatagcaaagaggctgttgaagagttaatctccttcatgttttgcagattgtaattttctttttaatttttatcttttcataaTTTCTTGAGTGAAAAGACATAATGAGtgagctcaagtaaaagccaatgAGTGAAAagaggctgagtgatacacttgagagaaagcctagagttatttcagatttctttaggttaagtctgtgtcttgtatcttgtacatGTGAGGTActcctttcttagttgggtgagCACTAAAAGTGACCAAgccaagttaggttagaacttgagagtAAAAGGATTGAGTTAACCCtgtggaattggtgtatgtaatactttaactatagtgaaaatttcaccactgttgtggtggagactggatgtaggttgcattgtaCAAGGCAACTAAATCAGGATACATGATGGTGTCAGCTTCTCACTTCCCTGctctgttctgttttctgatattcataagataaaaataaattgtctcataaatttttcgCTGCTGAGTTCAACCAGAATCAAAATTGAAAGTTTGTTTTAAAGGGTTATTTCAGTAACATAAAAGAAGGTCATAAATTCAATCCCCCATTCTCTAAGCCTTTTACAACCTTCAGTTGGTAGCAGgagctaaggtctcaagaatcagGCTTCaccgcttggagcaaagatccaatggcgaacaacttgggcacaaccaTAGTTGCCTACACTCTAActgaaggccagtcaaacaacAAGCCTCCTttcttcaacgggaagaactatgcctactggaaagagaggataagaatcttcatccaattcattgactacaacatatggaagattGTTGTGAGTGGTCCCAAGAttccaacaaaaacaagtgctgatggagtggtgactccaaaagaagatGCTGAACGGAATGAAGATgacaagaagaagatggagctaAATGCTAAAGccatcaaccttcttcactgtgttatcagctttgaagagtaccgaAAGGTGTCTAAatgcaagacagccaaagaaatctggaaaaaactccaggttacacacTAAGGCACTAAACAGgtcaaagaaacgaggattAATATGCTGCGAAAATAGTACGAGATGTTTAATATGAAGGATGAAAAAAGCATTGATGAAgtgtttgagagattctcaattataatcaacaaccttgatgctatgtGTACAAACTATTCAGAACAAACCCTagtgagaaaactccttagaagctCACAAAAGAATAGGAAACCACTGCCACTGTCCTAGTCGAGAGCAATAACCTAAGCCCtataacctatgatgagctgaaAGGAAAACTCCTTCTCTATGAACCACACACACAAACTCgaactcaaagaaaaagggaatagcccttaagtcaaaaatagaatcaaaagagagtgagtctagtgatgaTATTTCAGATGATGAGCTTATGTTTTTTCttaggagatttagaaggatgatgaagaacaaggACAAGTATAAGGGTTCAAGCTCAAAGGAACATAAGATGGACTTGAGCAAGGTGACTtgtcatcattgcaaggaggCTGGACATTTCAAGCTAAACTGTCTGAAGCTCAAGAAGGAGGACaaagggaagaaagaaaagaagagagtgctCATGGCAGCTTGGGAAGATCTTGAGAACGACTCAAACGAGGAAGAAGATTCTGAAGGTGAAGATAAAATCTGTTTCATGGCTGGAAATAATCATCTTGATGGGGGTAAATTACTATGATTTGTCTATAGATGATTTACATGCAATAATTGATGGTCTTACACTGAACACCTCAAAACTGTTGGATAAGTACAATAAATGCAGATCTgaaaaaaatgtattaaaagctgaaaatgattttttgagAGAAAAGGTGAAGGAAACTAAATGTGCTTtggatattattgaaaaaaacaaatttctaaaatctgaacttgaaaaattaaaaggaaagcacattgtggATCCTTCTCATGAACTTATTACTGAAAATGAGAGACTAAATGAAATGGTTAAGAGGCTAAATGGTGACTTAGCGAAATTTGCTCAAACttctagtaacttggacaaattacttgcaagtcaaagaccattgtttgaaaaatctggtttatGTTACGTAACCAAGAAAAATGCAATTTTTAATGATTTCTCTATGAAatttgtggcttcttcatcaaatacAAAATCTACATCCAACAAATCTGGTATTGGATATATTTCCACACTTGAGGAGAAATTTGATGAAGTTTACACAAGTGAAACTGAGCCACCATCAAGGACCGAACCTACATCAAATAGGCCAGGTTTGGATACAATTTGAAGAATGAGGTTGCTTTCAAAAATCTAccattttacaacaaaacctcATATTCAAAGAATCCtaaagtttcaaaaattatggTGGAAATACTTTTGCAAAGagaaataattataacaaaaatcagtttgTCAAAAGAGCACTTCttccaaaaaccagaaaatttcaGTCCTTTAATCATTTCCAGCATAATAAATCATCTCAGTTT
The Arachis duranensis cultivar V14167 chromosome 5, aradu.V14167.gnm2.J7QH, whole genome shotgun sequence genome window above contains:
- the LOC107488970 gene encoding uncharacterized protein LOC107488970 — translated: MYYREPRDQLRWSPTAAGSSSRPAVASSSVPVYEAAVQPAASPSFAVDLAGNVGDEVGYDEHHPTEVQCPPPAGVGEGLCDDPDDDEVEPDIIADESGDDVGASDPIRPTGGSSSGTNQYPPHFSSLDLDAMRQDEHLGQLAGFGARDTDGSAGMTEFQVGQQFQDKDEALLSVKTYSIRRGVQYKVVESDYRRYVGKCSEFGNGCTWLIRLSLRQRKGIWEVKRYNGPHTCLATSISSDHRSLDYHVIATFIMPMVRADASVNVKVLLNATATHFGFRPTYRRVWMAKQKAIAIIYGDWDESYNELSQWVLGVQLTMAGTVAVLKTCPVRDVLDFPPRIEVFRHCKPLVSIDGTHLYGKYGGTLLVAIAQDGNSNILPVAFALVEGENAESWSFFLSHLRQHVTPQPGLLVISDRHNGIKVALEAPDGGWLPPSVYRAFCIRHVAANFALTFKGKDARRLLVNAAYAKTEVEFDYWFNILRSENPAMCDWANRIEYSLWTHYCDEGRRFGHMTTNISECVNSILKGVRNLPVCSLVKATYGRLAELFVRKGREAEAQMGTGQQFSQYLVKCIEANLKTARCFTVTVYDRDNSEYTVAETTPTGSFSLGTYRVSLGSKTCDCGYFQALHFPCPHALACCAYSRLTWQLYVHQVYRLSSIFGVYQMGFTPPIPEGFWPPYGGPTVIPDPNMRRAREGRPRSTSIRTNMDNVDPNRPKRCGLCKQPGHTRRNCPQAAGPSGNAWN